The Streptomyces europaeiscabiei genome window below encodes:
- a CDS encoding ABC transporter ATP-binding protein: MSATATTPDPQAATALLRVEDLTVELGHGVAARRVLKGVSFDIPRGSTLALVGESGSGKTTLARTLVGVHRPSSGRILVDGATLRTSRGRARAATVQMIPQDPYSSFDPRRTVAQSLAEALDPVRARVGPARDRIAELLGQVSLDPDSMDRYPHEFSGGQRQRLAIARALAPGPRFVIADEITSALDLTTQAEILNLLADLRRRLSLTMLFISHDLAVVRHVSDSVAVLLHGDLVELGPTGATFAEPDHPYTARLLASVPGDPRFRLDDQSATA; the protein is encoded by the coding sequence ATGTCCGCCACCGCCACCACACCGGACCCGCAGGCGGCCACCGCGCTGCTGCGTGTCGAGGACCTCACCGTCGAGCTCGGCCACGGCGTCGCGGCCCGCAGAGTGCTCAAGGGAGTCTCGTTCGACATCCCCCGGGGCAGCACCCTCGCACTCGTCGGAGAGTCCGGGTCGGGCAAGACGACGCTCGCCCGGACGCTCGTCGGTGTCCACAGGCCGTCGAGCGGCCGGATCCTCGTGGACGGCGCCACGCTGCGCACCTCGCGCGGACGGGCGCGGGCCGCGACGGTCCAGATGATCCCGCAGGACCCGTACTCCTCGTTCGACCCGCGGCGCACCGTCGCGCAGTCGCTCGCCGAGGCACTCGATCCGGTCCGGGCCAGGGTCGGACCGGCCCGGGACCGGATCGCCGAGCTGCTCGGCCAGGTGAGCCTCGACCCGGACAGCATGGACCGCTACCCGCACGAGTTCTCCGGCGGCCAACGGCAGCGGCTGGCGATCGCACGGGCCCTCGCACCCGGTCCCCGGTTCGTCATCGCCGACGAGATAACCTCGGCCCTCGACCTGACGACCCAGGCCGAGATCCTCAACCTGCTCGCCGATCTGCGCCGGCGGCTCTCGCTCACGATGCTGTTCATCTCACACGACCTGGCCGTCGTGAGGCACGTGAGCGACTCGGTCGCGGTCCTGCTGCACGGGGACCTCGTCGAACTCGGCCCGACCGGAGCCACCTTCGCCGAGCCGGACCATCCGTACACTGCTCGACTCCTCGCGTCCGTACCGGGCGACCCGAGGTTCCGCCTCGACGATCAGTCCGCCACGGCGTGA
- a CDS encoding FG-GAP-like repeat-containing protein, with translation MRLRPRCPVVVSVCLCLTTLLVTGCSGDGGKSAPLPPSPAQRDDGEVNRDDVNGDGYADAVVNGWYKEPKSGGDWHNNRFVALAAPGGPKPGEAFRLAERYAKPDPRVTSAPIEYDRSVQFTADLDDDGYADVVVRNLLRHPSGKSRLEQRIVWGGPDGPTGATKLPADVFRATAAGDFDGDGALDLLTLAEPGSEYDREPQPAAVLYGPLSRDGGVPRSTSRTDVGQEGWASVAHAVVGDFDGDGLDDLVTKAAYDEEDVRFEEDMPKDVIDAVFYRGTTHGLRPAGAVPGITGQAPGLADGAVPVAAGDFDGDGRADILAQRGYREAVAVYGSGKGPGRGRTESGLGKLDVAGALAVGDVNGDGRDDIATQSPGNDRRIGQVAVVLGGEDGLSAARTVKIDRYAIGLGGSPQHSGDRDFFGWDLHLADLDTDGHDELLVGTFGFNKPRKDAGYWVLRGTKDGPSKTDRRFVRTKDFGRS, from the coding sequence ATGCGCCTGCGCCCTCGCTGCCCTGTTGTCGTGTCGGTCTGTCTCTGCCTGACCACCCTGCTGGTCACCGGCTGCTCGGGCGACGGCGGGAAGTCGGCGCCACTGCCCCCTTCCCCCGCCCAGCGGGACGACGGCGAGGTCAATCGGGACGACGTGAACGGCGACGGGTACGCCGACGCGGTCGTCAACGGCTGGTACAAGGAGCCGAAGTCGGGGGGCGACTGGCACAACAACCGATTCGTCGCCCTTGCCGCGCCCGGCGGCCCGAAGCCGGGAGAGGCCTTCCGCCTCGCGGAGCGCTACGCCAAGCCGGACCCCAGGGTCACCAGCGCGCCGATCGAGTACGACCGGTCGGTTCAGTTCACCGCTGACCTCGATGACGACGGCTACGCCGACGTCGTCGTACGCAACCTGCTGAGACACCCCAGCGGGAAGTCCAGGCTTGAGCAGCGCATCGTCTGGGGTGGCCCGGACGGCCCCACTGGCGCCACCAAGCTGCCGGCCGACGTCTTCCGGGCCACTGCTGCCGGGGACTTCGACGGCGACGGCGCCCTCGACCTGTTGACCCTCGCGGAGCCCGGCAGTGAGTACGACCGCGAGCCGCAGCCCGCCGCTGTGCTGTACGGTCCGCTCAGCCGCGACGGAGGGGTGCCCCGCAGCACATCGAGAACCGACGTGGGCCAAGAGGGCTGGGCGTCCGTGGCCCACGCGGTGGTGGGTGACTTCGACGGCGACGGCCTGGACGACCTGGTGACCAAGGCCGCATACGACGAGGAGGACGTCCGCTTCGAGGAGGACATGCCCAAAGACGTCATCGACGCCGTGTTCTACCGGGGTACAACCCACGGGCTGAGGCCCGCCGGGGCCGTACCCGGCATCACGGGCCAGGCTCCCGGCCTGGCCGACGGCGCCGTCCCCGTAGCCGCGGGGGATTTCGACGGCGACGGCCGCGCCGACATCCTCGCGCAGCGGGGTTACCGGGAAGCCGTTGCCGTCTACGGCAGCGGCAAGGGGCCCGGCCGGGGCAGGACCGAAAGCGGGCTCGGCAAACTGGACGTCGCAGGCGCCCTCGCCGTCGGCGATGTCAACGGCGACGGGCGCGACGACATCGCCACGCAGTCCCCGGGCAACGATCGCCGCATCGGCCAGGTGGCAGTGGTACTCGGCGGCGAGGACGGGCTCAGCGCGGCCCGTACCGTCAAGATCGACCGGTACGCGATCGGTCTCGGCGGCTCCCCGCAACACTCGGGTGACCGCGACTTCTTCGGCTGGGACCTGCACCTCGCCGACCTCGACACCGACGGTCACGACGAGCTGCTCGTCGGCACGTTCGGCTTCAACAAACCCCGCAAGGACGCTGGTTACTGGGTCCTGCGGGGAACGAAGGACGGGCCGTCGAAGACGGACCGCCGCTTCGTCAGAACCAAGGACTTCGGCCGCAGCTGA
- a CDS encoding eCIS core domain-containing protein, whose protein sequence is MNSVGREHLRVGERASGTTRRTQPPTTTMSGAWVRHLQRVAEGGATSSSAGAGRETEAADRSQVQRTAVDEGLRSPTRPLDPALRGEMEQRFGGADFSGVRVHDGPVAQRAAAAVEARAFTSGAHIVDGGEMSRKDWAHELAHTLDQAAGPAPGTDNGAGLRISDPRDEGERRAVAAADQVMSARAPVQRLSAEHEHPSGHAEHDHAHPYAGSTFVQRVQQSAVTEEPVAEQAEGPEQSGQQAKGAEIITRLSQSIEQHTVQSKVKKNVFAPGTWWPEQWMVVGPARLRKTLDRRVMRGETFNDQDLDDIKHLSQANAQWLEAVGIGTYEQAEKYAQGRFDTWLTLPAGKRVLTATLAVRANHPDVREAGRRTPISPDYTLGRFMLTQAPDTSPEEKQSLERERDQQIRETAVDTLHPAGIPSERLHPAGIPEASPTTAKGKGRSTASDFVAKDARAREMLTKVLLILQNGLKLYDPKAGAHVADYEKDVIRALAHGGRVNIRIPALRSADEPAYSLPEFLGVTQDDRTNTRAGDVIDRGFATHRTSIGANKEDKPGAFKEKGGPLASVTNMLSVGSGRPDLWGQNISGGGLGSKDWNGDVVLPNGSYGHMLLVHHRPTMRKDGSLQIGIETLAPHATSPVGYEHDFRSTEATANPESVMHGHKGDKVGSGGLGKNERLVELGEMGKAHSSGNWRTFLDEIKKQWDAALVETEDGSQARRVLYEGLVGPRTQPRS, encoded by the coding sequence GTGAACTCCGTCGGTCGGGAACACCTCAGGGTCGGCGAGCGGGCATCGGGCACGACGCGCCGGACGCAGCCGCCGACGACGACCATGAGCGGTGCGTGGGTACGCCATCTGCAGCGCGTGGCTGAGGGCGGGGCCACCTCGTCGTCCGCCGGAGCCGGTCGGGAGACCGAGGCCGCCGATCGGTCCCAGGTGCAGCGGACCGCGGTGGACGAAGGCCTTCGGTCGCCGACGCGGCCCCTCGATCCCGCGCTGCGCGGCGAGATGGAACAGCGGTTCGGCGGCGCCGACTTCAGCGGCGTACGGGTGCACGACGGGCCCGTGGCGCAACGTGCCGCCGCGGCGGTCGAGGCCAGGGCGTTCACCAGCGGCGCGCACATCGTCGACGGCGGTGAGATGTCCAGGAAGGACTGGGCGCACGAGCTGGCGCACACCCTTGATCAGGCGGCGGGACCGGCACCGGGCACCGACAACGGCGCGGGCCTGCGTATCTCGGACCCGCGTGACGAGGGTGAACGCCGGGCTGTCGCCGCGGCCGACCAGGTCATGAGCGCTCGCGCACCCGTTCAGCGCCTGTCCGCGGAGCACGAGCACCCCAGTGGCCACGCGGAGCACGATCACGCGCACCCATACGCCGGTTCAACGTTCGTCCAGCGGGTCCAGCAGAGCGCCGTGACCGAGGAGCCCGTCGCCGAACAGGCTGAGGGGCCCGAGCAGTCCGGGCAGCAGGCCAAGGGGGCGGAGATCATCACCCGCCTGAGCCAGTCGATCGAACAGCACACGGTCCAGAGCAAGGTGAAGAAGAACGTCTTCGCGCCGGGAACCTGGTGGCCGGAGCAGTGGATGGTCGTCGGGCCGGCCCGGCTCAGGAAGACCCTCGACCGGCGCGTGATGCGCGGCGAGACGTTCAACGACCAGGACCTGGACGACATCAAGCACCTCTCCCAGGCGAATGCCCAGTGGCTCGAAGCGGTAGGCATCGGCACCTACGAGCAGGCCGAGAAGTACGCCCAGGGCCGGTTCGACACCTGGCTGACTCTTCCTGCGGGCAAGCGCGTGCTCACGGCCACCCTGGCCGTTCGCGCCAACCATCCGGACGTACGCGAGGCGGGCCGGCGCACGCCGATCTCGCCGGACTACACGCTCGGCCGGTTCATGCTCACCCAGGCCCCCGACACCTCGCCGGAGGAGAAGCAGAGCCTGGAACGAGAACGCGACCAGCAGATCCGCGAGACGGCCGTCGACACCCTGCACCCGGCAGGGATCCCGTCCGAGCGCCTGCACCCGGCTGGCATCCCCGAAGCGAGCCCCACGACGGCCAAGGGCAAGGGCAGGAGTACGGCGTCGGACTTCGTGGCGAAAGATGCGCGGGCTCGCGAGATGCTCACCAAAGTGCTGCTCATACTGCAGAACGGGCTGAAGCTGTACGACCCGAAGGCCGGGGCACACGTGGCCGACTACGAGAAGGATGTCATCCGAGCCCTTGCCCACGGCGGGCGGGTCAACATCCGTATCCCCGCTCTGCGTTCCGCGGACGAACCGGCCTACTCGCTGCCGGAGTTCCTGGGCGTGACCCAGGACGACCGTACGAACACCCGCGCGGGGGACGTCATCGACCGTGGCTTCGCCACGCACCGCACCTCCATCGGGGCCAACAAGGAGGACAAGCCCGGCGCGTTCAAGGAGAAGGGCGGCCCCTTGGCGTCGGTCACCAACATGCTGTCCGTCGGGTCCGGCCGCCCGGACCTGTGGGGACAGAACATCTCCGGCGGTGGCCTCGGCTCCAAGGACTGGAACGGCGACGTGGTACTGCCGAACGGGTCGTACGGCCACATGCTGCTGGTCCACCACCGGCCGACCATGAGGAAGGACGGTTCGCTGCAGATCGGCATCGAGACCCTCGCGCCGCATGCCACCAGCCCGGTGGGCTACGAGCACGACTTCCGCTCCACCGAGGCCACCGCCAACCCGGAGTCGGTCATGCACGGCCACAAGGGCGACAAGGTCGGCTCGGGCGGCCTGGGCAAGAACGAACGTCTGGTCGAACTCGGGGAGATGGGCAAGGCCCATTCCAGCGGCAACTGGCGCACCTTCCTGGACGAGATCAAGAAGCAGTGGGACGCCGCGCTGGTGGAGACCGAAGACGGCTCCCAGGCACGGCGGGTCTTGTACGAAGGCTTGGTCGGCCCACGGACCCAGCCGAGATCCTGA